One Punica granatum isolate Tunisia-2019 chromosome 3, ASM765513v2, whole genome shotgun sequence genomic window carries:
- the LOC116199384 gene encoding protein SKIP34 — protein sequence MCYGPERPLSRDQFTAPLRPLTGRRPPPANEAAVEDLRDRLAETEARLARARAREAELSRRLQEMKRFVSVMEILETYLKRRFREQRDRAERLFAPPPPSN from the coding sequence ATGTGCTACGGCCCCGAGCGGCCCCTCTCCAGAGACCAGTTCACCGCACCTCTCCGGCCCCTCACGGGCCGTCGGCCCCCGCCCGCCAACGAGGCAGCAGTCGAGGATCTGCGGGACCGCCTGGCCGAGACGGAGGCCCGCCTCGCCCGCGCCAGGGCCCGCGAGGCCGAGCTGAGCCGCCGCCTTCAGGAGATGAAGCGGTTCGTCTCCGTCATGGAGATCCTCGAGACCTACCTCAAGCGCCGCTTCCGCGAGCAGCGGGACCGCGCGGAGCGCCTCTTCGCTCCTCCTCCGCCTAGCAATTAG